Proteins from a genomic interval of Rhipicephalus microplus isolate Deutch F79 chromosome 6, USDA_Rmic, whole genome shotgun sequence:
- the LOC119167091 gene encoding MAP3K12-binding inhibitory protein 1-like isoform X1, which produces MVDACLKQYTKVLSALLESGVLHSFRFEYDTSCAKPPAERSASLALALDELILRCQEYKNSLPSTQPSSPIVDPKIVQIQVDRKVINDRIDAFITRKRKEVDEWNVQEFCCTKASDVDSDAEQSCARVDSVFVPRSGGSSHVKVSRVVNQWGPMTKLMRPTSSHTQSPVKQEHQLTVPEGIEERLRNMESHLKLKSGCTVPHDVYARLKQLEDRILYLEGISPDYFSTTVHSAPPAQRSRSSDTSRKYEDWSLAQIESRIDLLKTRLREKTEASSEPSTSSMAL; this is translated from the exons atGGTGGACGCCTGCCTAAAGCAGTACACCAAAGTGCTTTCAGCC CTTCTCGAGAGCGGAGTCTTGCATTCCTTTCGTTTCGAGTACGACACCTCATGCGCGAAGCCGCCAGCGGAACGCTCTGCTTCCCTGGCACTGGCGTTAGACGAGTTGATACTTCGATGCCAGGAGTACAAG AATAGTCTTCCATCCACCCAACCATCTTCCCCGATTGTTGACCCCAAGATTGTCCAAATCCAGGTTGACCGAAAAGTG ATCAACGACAGGATTGACGCATTTATAACCAGGAAACGAAAAGAAGTCGACGAGTGGAATGTCCAGGAGTTCTGCTGCACAAAAGCAAGCGACGTTGACAGTGATGCAG aacaaAGTTGTGCACGGGTTGATTCTGTCTTCGTGCCCAGGTCTGGTGGAAGCAGCCATGTCAAAG TCTCCAGGGTTGTCAACCAGTGGGGTCCAATGACGAAGCTTATGAGGCCCACAAGTAGCCACACTCAAAGCCCCGTCAAACAGGAGCACCAACTCACCGTGCCCGAAGGGATCGAAGAAAGACTGCGCAACATGGAGTCCCACTTGAAGCTGAAATCTG GGTGCACTGTGCCTCACGACGTCTACGCTCGGCTCAAACAACTGGAAGACAGAATCTTGTACCTTGAGGGAATATCGCCAGACTATTTCAGCACCACG GTTCATTCGGCACCTCCAGCACAACGTAGCCGGTCTAGTGACACTTCAAGAAAGTACGAG GATTGGAGCTTGGCCCAGATTGAAAGCAGGATCGACCTTCTCAAGACTCGTCTGAGAGAAAAGACTGAAGCGTCATCGGAGCCGTCCACTTCTTCCATGGCGCTGTGA
- the LOC119167091 gene encoding MAP3K12-binding inhibitory protein 1-like isoform X2 — protein sequence MVDACLKQYTKVLSANSLPSTQPSSPIVDPKIVQIQVDRKVINDRIDAFITRKRKEVDEWNVQEFCCTKASDVDSDAEQSCARVDSVFVPRSGGSSHVKVSRVVNQWGPMTKLMRPTSSHTQSPVKQEHQLTVPEGIEERLRNMESHLKLKSGCTVPHDVYARLKQLEDRILYLEGISPDYFSTTVHSAPPAQRSRSSDTSRKYEDWSLAQIESRIDLLKTRLREKTEASSEPSTSSMAL from the exons atGGTGGACGCCTGCCTAAAGCAGTACACCAAAGTGCTTTCAGCC AATAGTCTTCCATCCACCCAACCATCTTCCCCGATTGTTGACCCCAAGATTGTCCAAATCCAGGTTGACCGAAAAGTG ATCAACGACAGGATTGACGCATTTATAACCAGGAAACGAAAAGAAGTCGACGAGTGGAATGTCCAGGAGTTCTGCTGCACAAAAGCAAGCGACGTTGACAGTGATGCAG aacaaAGTTGTGCACGGGTTGATTCTGTCTTCGTGCCCAGGTCTGGTGGAAGCAGCCATGTCAAAG TCTCCAGGGTTGTCAACCAGTGGGGTCCAATGACGAAGCTTATGAGGCCCACAAGTAGCCACACTCAAAGCCCCGTCAAACAGGAGCACCAACTCACCGTGCCCGAAGGGATCGAAGAAAGACTGCGCAACATGGAGTCCCACTTGAAGCTGAAATCTG GGTGCACTGTGCCTCACGACGTCTACGCTCGGCTCAAACAACTGGAAGACAGAATCTTGTACCTTGAGGGAATATCGCCAGACTATTTCAGCACCACG GTTCATTCGGCACCTCCAGCACAACGTAGCCGGTCTAGTGACACTTCAAGAAAGTACGAG GATTGGAGCTTGGCCCAGATTGAAAGCAGGATCGACCTTCTCAAGACTCGTCTGAGAGAAAAGACTGAAGCGTCATCGGAGCCGTCCACTTCTTCCATGGCGCTGTGA